Proteins from one Sphaeramia orbicularis chromosome 17, fSphaOr1.1, whole genome shotgun sequence genomic window:
- the LOC115437005 gene encoding nicastrin-like, which yields MDLLSNKWIVNVLICCFFIGVGCNSVEKKIYVHLNYTVPCVRLLNATHQIGCQSSLSGNVGVLHVLESEDNLDWVLSKGPNPPYLVILEAALFTRSIMMKLKNGSNRVAGVAVVAPNTNPTEPFSPYTTCPNENTGVYTEKYDPAYAHCNVTVWNPLGNGLAYEEFDFPIFSLKDDNDTQVIRQCFLDHNQVVNGSAPQYPLCAMQLYSHMSAVTDTATCMRRNDINFSISPEGVCDPLGDSNVWASSRPINTTQKGHKNSENVIIAAARLDSRSFFFDIAPGAQSSVTGFVSLLAAAHALRNATQEAPPNRTILYTFFQGETFDYIGSSRMVYDMENNQFAVDLDNVHSVLEVGQVGLRSDSQLWLHSDPVSRRNSSVNDEVRKLIENLQVASKDLNVTVNQPQASQPLPPSSFQRFLRARPIPGIVIEDHQSVFTNRYYESMYDNAEYLNISYPSNLTADEQLEHITETATALTEVATMVARALYIQAGGEESRLPSITAEARLVTRMLYSLLIKSNNSWFQEIIPSEFMSRLTEKPTNFYVGVANWQSSEPTFLVQYLLANLTGTVVNVTKEDCQHQREDDKDKESHHLYHYMWVQGSVPPNGTQRESFCVRSTVHLSKALSPAFDPLKEYTSTEYSTWTESRWKTIKGRIFLVASHELEMLTLGVGVGVLVTSLLLTYLISSKADILFSSGREPTNATY from the exons GTGTTGGCTGTAATTCAGTAGAAAAGAAGATCTACGTCCATCTCAATTACACCGTTCCTTGCGTCCGACTGCTCAACGCAACACACCAGATAGGATGCCAGT CCTCTTTGTCCGGTAATGTGGGTGTGCTTCACGTGCTCGAGTCTGAAGACAACCTGGACTGGGTCCTGAGCAAAGGCCCTAACCCTCCGTATCTGGTCATCCTGGAGGCTGCACTCTTTACCAG ATCCATCATGATGAAGCTGAAGAACGGCTCCAACAGGGTGGCCGGGGTGGCTGTTGTGGCGCCGAACACTAACCCGACGGAGCCCTTCTCCCCGTACACCACCTGCCCCAACGAGAACACAG GCGTGTATACAGAGAAATACGATCCGGCCTATGCCCACTGTAACGTGACAGTGTGGAACCCTCTGGGGAACGGTTTGGCCTACGAGGAGTTCGACTTCCCCATCTTCTCCCTAAAAGACGACAATGACACTCAGGTCATACGACAG TGTTTCTTGGACCATAACCAGGTAGTAAACGGCAGCGCTCCTCAGTATCCACTGTGTGCCATGCAGCTGTACTCCCACATGTCTGCGGTCACAGACACAGCCACCTGCATGAGGAGGAACGACATCAACTTCAGCATCAGCCCAG AGGGGGTGTGTGACCCGTTGGGTGACTCCAATGTTTGGGCGTCCTCCAGGCCCATCAACACCACACAGAAAGGACACAAGAATTCTGAGAATGTGATCATAGCAGCGGCCAGG CTGGACAGCAGGTCTTTTTTCTTCGACATCGCTCCAGGAgctcagagcagcgtcacaggCTTCGTCAGTCTGCTGGCGGCCGCTCACGCCCTGCGGAACGCCACTCAGGAGGCCCCGCCCAACCGCACCATCCTCTACACCTTCTTCCAGGGG GAGACCTTCGATTACATTGGCAGTTCAAGGATGGTGTACGATATGGAGAACAATCAGTTTGCTGTGGATCTGGACAACGTTCACTCTGTGCTGGAagttggacag GTGGGGCTGCGCTCCGACTCTCAGCTGTGGCTTCACTCTGATCCAGTGTCACGAAGGAACAGCAGCGTCAATGATGAG GTGAGGAAGCTGATTGAAAACCTGCAGGTGGCCTCCAAAGACCTCAACGTCACGGTGAATCAGCCTCAGGCCTCTCAGCCGCTGCCGCCTTCGTCCTTCCAGCGTTTCCTCCGAGCTCGGCCGATCCCTGGCATCGTCATTGAGGACCACCAGTCTGTTTTTACTAACAG GTACTATGAGAGTATGTATGATAACGCAGAGTACTTGAACATATCGTACCCCTCAAACCTGACGGCAGATGAGCAGCTGGAGCACATCACTGAAACAGCCACG GCTCTGACGGAGGTGGCCACCATGGTTGCTCGTGCTCTCTACATCCAAGCAGGAGGTGAAGAATCCCGACTGCCCAGCATCACCGCAGAGGCTCGACTG GTGACTAGGATGCTCTACAGTCTCCTGATTAAATCCAACAACTCCTGGTTCCAGGAAATAATCCCATCAGAGTTCATGAGCCGTCTCA CGGAGAAGCCCACAAACTTCTACGTTGGAGTGGCCAACTGGCAGTCGAGTGAACCGACCTTTCTGGTCCAGTACTTGTTGGCCAACCTGACCGGTACCGTTGTCAATGTCACCAAGGAAGACTGCCAGCATCAACGAGAAGACGACAAGGACAAAGAGAGCCACCAT TTGTACCATTACATGTGGGTTCAAGGTTCGGTGCCGCCCAACGGGACCCAGAGGGAGAGTTTCTGCGTCCGCTCCACCGTTCACCTCTCCAAAGCCCTGTCCCCAGCCTTCGACCCACTTAAGGAGTACACCTCCACAGAATACTCAACGTGGACCGAGTCCAGGTGGAAGACCATCAAAGGACGGATATTCCTCGTAGCCAGTCATGAACTAGAG